A single genomic interval of Salvelinus fontinalis isolate EN_2023a unplaced genomic scaffold, ASM2944872v1 scaffold_0005, whole genome shotgun sequence harbors:
- the LOC129841996 gene encoding LOW QUALITY PROTEIN: NACHT, LRR and PYD domains-containing protein 3-like (The sequence of the model RefSeq protein was modified relative to this genomic sequence to represent the inferred CDS: deleted 1 base in 1 codon; substituted 1 base at 1 genomic stop codon), whose translation MTQDTSSKSVQKPRAELPTTSLLSMKSDQPPAFSQEPLPDDNKEVESLGSEDALKITHNLLDRRSQTLLTVQQDIKAKLKHKYQHISEGIGHHGNKSLFKDIYTELYITEGGSGGLNNEHEVRQIEMASKKQTTQETSIKCNDSFKPLPGQDKPIRTVLTKGIAGIGKTVSVQKVILDWAEGKANQDVHFMFPLPFRELNLKKDQYSPMQLLSHYFPELKEIDSIEDGETKTVFIFDGLDESRLPLDFKNNEKCCDVTKPTSVDVLLTNLIEGNLLPSALLWITSQPAAANQIPPECVDQVTEVRGFNDPQKEEYFRKKITDQNMANEIIKHMKTSRSLHIMCHMPVFCWISATVLEMILKEAEKDEVPKTLTQMYSHFILIQIIVKNRKYNKATETNSKELSQSDKEMILKLAKLAFQQLQKGNLIFYEEDLRECGLDVTEASEYSALCTEIFKEESGLYQEKVYSFVHLSIQEFLAAVHALESCLDKKENVFSPTSDDEEKESIQLSDLHRSAVDQALKSENGHLDLFLRFLLGLSLASNQNLLRGLLTQTGSTTQSNEEIVERTVRYLSDKIKRESSPERIINLFHCLNELGANSLVEDMQTSMRSGTLSETELKPNQCSALAYLLLMSEEVLEEFDLKTYNTSEKGYQRLQPVVKTCKRALLDGCKLTYKSCETLASALQTPNSPLGELDLSYNDLEDRGVELLCDGLTSPLCNIQTLVLDGCKLTYKSCETVASALQTPNSPLRELDLSYNNLEDRGVELLCVGLTSPLCNIQTLVLGQCGLTEGCCSDLVSVLSSPNSQLKHLELRDNELQDSGVTLLSSGLEDPDCKLHTLGLSGCLVTEEGCAALSSALRSNPSHLKELDLSYNHPGDSAGGLLSAALVDPTYKLMKLNVDHGGECRLKSGPRKYACHLTLDPNTAHPNLILSEGNRKVTLVEENQHYEDHPDRFDCSPEVQYPSIPFKCRYQVLCREGLSGCHYYWEVERDGDEAVIGVASKGMKRKEWSCWLLCSKDGYVFNHAGCSTCISDPGSNRVGVYLDWPAGILSFYSVSSSGTLTEHXFEHARFTEPLYPVFGVYSSSSVTLCQIDDQHIQSRDHGGESWIKPGPEDTRDHGGESWIKPGPEKWIPQSCKTCDHVEDSTHWLQIEPLTSTVQGVTMFRHRTPKGSYECTVSGIRWLCERDVILKYHFRNWEPYSHLLKVMQYTQGGPLLDITMELGELEEVHLPHCVCLGTNPFLRNEMKILHVEEHGVSLEEVHEVTRFHAKILHPKFSAISVILSYILSWNVDVHCELMLYLTVMKETLIPRLYLFPSNPGQIQAVEQQESKFQGSKRFPNTRPEQSFKLNSSFRLNIPCSTSINPPRIHLIHRDTTPSFFKAVVKMTGNDIEMELFSDDERTVWTEIVSRDEYITETHSTSAVLGAGGPAESSLTGSTEQQLRSVRTEFLKRVSGPVLDGLLDRLLQHTVINQEEMESVKVIAERAEKARVIIDMVLRKGNESSSRMVILLVELDPYLCTELQINSVGVPT comes from the exons atgacTCAAGACACCAGTTCTAAGAG TGTCCAGAAGCCCAGAGCAGAGTTACCTACAACCAGCCTGCTATCAATGAAGAGTGATCAGCCACCTGCTTTCAGCCAGGAACCATTACCAGATGACAATAAGGAAGTGGAGAGTTTGGGCAGTGAGGATGCATTAAAGATCACACACAACCTTCTGGACAGAAGAA GTCAAACTCTGCTGACAGTCCAACAAGACATTAAGGCTAAACTGAAACACAAGTATCAACACATATCTGAAGGAATTGGACACCATGGAAACAAAAGTCTGTTCAAGGacatctacacagagctctacatcacagagggtggaagtGGAGGGctcaataatgaacatgaggtTAGACAGATAGAGATGGCATCCAAGAAACAAACCACACAAGAGACATCAATCAAATGCAATGACAGCTTCAAGCCTTTACCTGGACAAGACAAACctatcagaactgtgctgacaaaaggaatcgctggcattggaaaaacagtctctgtgcagaaggTCATCCTTGACTGGGCAGAGGGAAAAGCAAATCAGGACGTTCATTTCATGTTTCCTCTTCCTTTCCGTGAACTGAACCTGAAAAAGGACCAATACAGTCCGATGCAACTTCTTTCCCACTACTTCCCAGAGCTGAAAGAGATTGACAGCATTGAAGATGGTGAAACCAAAACTGTTTTCATTTTTGATGGTCTAGATGAGTCTCGACTTCCTCTAGACTTCAAAAACAATGAGAAGTGCTGTGATGTCACGAAGCCAACCTCAGTGGACGTGCTGCTGACAAACCTCATCGAGGggaatctgcttccctctgctctcctctggataaccTCACAGCCTGCAGCAGCCAATCAGATCCCTCCTGagtgtgttgaccaggtgacagaggtacgagggttcaatgatccacagaaggaggagtacttcaggaagaaaATCACAGATCAGAATATGGCCAATGAAATCATCAAACACATGaagacatcaaggagcctccacatcatgtgccacatgcCAGTCTTCTGTTGGATATCAGCCACTGTCCTTGAGATGATCCTGAAAGAGGCAGAGAAGGATGAAGTCCCCAAAACTCTGACCCAGATGTACTCACACTTCATACTCATCCAAATCATTGTGAAGAACAGGAAGTACAACAAAGCCACAGAGACAAACTCAAAGGAACTGTCTCAGTCAGACAAAGAGATGATCCTGAAACTGGCAAAGCTGGCTTTCCAACAACTGCAGAAGGGCAACCTGATCTTCTATGAGGAGGACCTGAGAGAGTGTGGCCTTGATGTCACAGAGGCATCAGAGTACTCAGCATTGTGTACAGAGATCTTTAAAGAAGAATCTGGGCTGTACCAAGAGAAGGTCTACAGCTTTGtgcatctgagcattcaggagtttctagCAGCAGTGCATGCTTTAGAATCATGTCTGGACAAGAAGGAAAATGTTTTCTCCCCCACTAGTGATGATGAAGAGAAGGAGTCAATCCAGTTGTCTGACTTACACAGGAGCGCAGTGGACCAGGCCTTGAAGAGTGAGAATGGACACCTGGACCtgttcctccgcttccttctgggtCTCTCACTGGCGTCCAATCAGAATCTGTTAAGAGGCCTTCTGACACAGACAGGAAGTACAACACAGAGCAATGAGGAAATAGTTGAGAGAACAGTCAGGTACCTTTCAGACAAGATCAAAAGGGAATCCTCACCAGAAAGGATCATCAActtgttccactgtctgaatgaacttGGTGCCAACTCTCTAGTTGAAGACATGCAGACCTCCATGCGATCAGGAACTCTTTCAGAAACAGAGCTAAAACCTAACCAATGTTCAGCCCTGGCCTACCTGTTACTGATGTCAGAGGAGGTGCTGGAGGAGTTTGACCTGAAGACATACAACACATCAGAGAAAGGTTATCAGAGGTTGCAGCCGGTTGTGAAAACCTGCAAGAGAGCact ACTGGATGGCTGTAAACTCACATATAAATCCTGTGAGACTCTGGCCTCAGCTCTGCAGACACCAAACTCCCCCCTGGGAGAACTGGACCTCAGCTACAATGAcctggaagacagaggagtggagctgctctGTGATGGACTAACCAGTCCACTCTGCAACATACAGACACTAGT ACTGGATGGCTGTAAACTCACATATAAATCCTGTGAGACTGTGGCCTCAGCTCTGCAGACACCAAACTCCCCCCTGAGAGAACTGGACCTCAGCTACAATAAcctggaagacagaggagtggagCTACTCTGTGTTGGACTAACCAGTCCACTCTGCAACATACAGACACTAGT TCTGGGTCAGTGTGGTCTGACAGAGGGTTGCTGTTCAGATCTGGTCTCAGTCCTGAGTTCACCCAACTCACAACTGAAACACCTGGAGCTGAGAGACAATGAGCTGCAGGACTCAGGAGTTACACTGCTGTCttctggactggaggatccagactgtaaactacacacactggg gctgtctggctgtctggtcaCAGAGGAGGGCTGTGCTGCTCTGtcttcagctctgaggtcaaacccctcccacctgaaagagctggacctgagctacaatcacccaggagactctgCAGGGGGACTGCTTTCAGCTGCTCTGGTGGATCCCACATATAAACTGATGAAGCTGAA TGTGGATCATGGTGGAGAGTGCAGGCTGAAATCAGGGCCGAGGAAAT ATGCCTGTCATCTCACCCTGGACCCAAATACAGCACACCCAAACCTGATACTGTCTGAGGGGAACAGGAAGGTGACATTGGTGGAAGAGAATCAGCATTATGAAGACCATCCAGACAGATTTGACTGTAGTCCCGAAGTTCAATACCCTTCAATACCCTTTAAATGTCGTTACCAAGTTCTCTGCAGAGAAGGCTTATCTGGGTGTCATTATTactgggaggtggagagggatggTGACGAGGCTGTCATTGGTGTGGCGTCCAAAGGAATGAAGAGGAAGGAATGGTCCTGCTGGTTACTCTGCTCTAAAGATGGTTATGTCTTTAACCATGCTGGATGCAGCACATGCATCTCTGATCCTGGTTCTAACAGAGTtggagtgtatctggactggccagctGGTATTTTGTCCTTCTATAGTGTGTCCTCCTCTGGTACACTGACAGAACACTGATTC GAACACGCCAGATTCACTGAACCCCTCTATCCTGTGTTTGGggtttactcctcctcctcagtgaccctgTGTCAGATAGATGACCAACACATTCAGAG CAGAGACCATGGTGGAGAGAGTTGGATCAAGCCTGGAcctgaggacaccagagaccatgGTGGAGAGAGTTGGATCAAGCCTGGACCTGAGAAAT GGATTCCTCAGAGCTGTAAGACTTGTGACCATGTTGAG GACTCCACCCACTGGCTTCAGATTGAACCCTTGACTTCCACTGTCCAGGGAGTGACAAtgttcag GCACAGGACACCCAAAGGGAGTTATGAGTGCACAGTGTCTGGGATCCGCtggctgtgtgagagagatgtcATTCTGAAGTATCACTTCAGGAACTGGGAACCGTACAGTCACCTTCTGAAAGTCATGCAGTACACACAAGGTGGTCCATTGCTGGACATCACTATGGAGTTAGGTGAACTGGAGGAAGTTCATCTGCCACACTGTGTCTGTTTAG GGACCAACCCTTTCCTGAGGAATGAGATGAAGATTCTTCATGTAGAGGAACATGGAGTGTCTTTAGAGGAAGTGCATGAGGTCACCAGATTCCATGCTAAGATTCTACATCCAAAGTTCTCAGCTATCTCTGTTATACTGAGCTATATCCTTTCTTGGAACGTAGATGTTCACTGTGAGCTGATGCTCTATCTGACAGTGATGAAGGAAACACTAATTCCACGCCTATACCTGTTCCCCAGTAACCCCGGCCAAATACAG GCTGTGGAACAACAGGAATCCAAGTTTCAAGGGTCTAAAAGGTTTCCCAACACAAGACCAGAGCAGTCCTTCAAACTGAATAGTTCCTTCAGACTGAACATTCCCTGTTCTACCTCCATCAATCCACCG AGGATTCATCTtatacatagagacaccacaccaAGCTTTTTCAAGGCAGTTGTGAAAATGACAGGGAATGACATTGAGATGGAGTTATTCAGTGATGATGAGAGGACAGTTTGGACAGAAATAGTATCACGAG